One Mytilus trossulus isolate FHL-02 chromosome 5, PNRI_Mtr1.1.1.hap1, whole genome shotgun sequence DNA segment encodes these proteins:
- the LOC134718453 gene encoding uncharacterized protein LOC134718453 — protein sequence MDSIDPVTNITDITEATASAYNTSITTPFWKHHDDDDSSGHGIKDHTVFVSLVVMGIIVPAIFIFIFTMICIKHRKTKQTRRSTMLLRNGPDIPMDDIPLSIRTNLENGRL from the exons ATGGACAGTATTGATCCAGTCACCAATATCACAGATATTACAG aagcAACAGCTTCAGCATATAATACCAGTATTACAACGCCATTCTGGAAACACCATGACGATGATGATTCCTCTGGTCACGGAATTAAAGACCATACAGTTTTTGTATCGTTGGTTGTCATGGGGATTATTGTGCCAGCcatctttattttcatatttacaatgatttgcATTAAACATAGGAAAACCAAGCAGACAAGAAG ATCAACCATGTTATTGAGAAACGGCCCTGACATTCCCATGGATGATATTCCTCTGTCAATCAGAACAAATCTAGAAAATGGCCGACTCTAA